Proteins encoded within one genomic window of Brassica rapa cultivar Chiifu-401-42 chromosome A09, CAAS_Brap_v3.01, whole genome shotgun sequence:
- the LOC103840191 gene encoding pinoresinol reductase 1: MGEIKSGEKTRVLVVGATGYLGKRIVRAFLVEGHVTYVLQRPEIGLDIEKVQLLLSFKKLGARLVEASFSDHQSLVSAMKLVDVVVSTMSGVHFRSHNILVQLKLVEAIKEAGNVKRFLPSEFGMDPSRMGHALPPGRETFDQKMEVRQAIEAAGIPYTYVVGACFAAYFTGNLSQMETLLPPKKEVNIYGDGNVKVVFADEDDIANYTSKTLNDPRTLNKTVYVRPPNNVLTHIELVQIWENLTGNELEKTNITAKDFLSNIEHMEIPQQAGLGHFYHIFYEGCLTDHEVGEDEEASSLYPDVKYKRMDDYLRMFL, encoded by the exons ATGGGAGAGATCAAAAGCGGCGAGAAAACGCGAGTTTTAGTGGTGGGAGCGACGGGTTACTTAGGGAAGAGAATCGTAAGGGCGTTTTTGGTTGAAGGTCACGTGACCTACGTTTTGCAGCGGCCAGAGATTGGTCTCGACATCGAGAAAGTCCAACTCCTTCTCTCCTTCAAGAAACTCGGCGCTCGTCTTGTCGAAGCTTCTTTCTCCGACCACCAAAGCCTCGTATCAGCCATGAAACTCGTCGACGTCGTTGTCTCCACCATGTCTGGCGTTCACTTCCGTAGCCATAACATCCTTGTCCAGCTCAAGCTTGTTGAAGCCATCAAAGAAGCTGGTAATGTCAAG CGCTTTTTACCATCTGAATTTGGTATGGATCCATCACGCATGGGACATGCGTTACCGCCGGGAAGAGAAACGTTCGACCAAAAAATGGAAGTTCGTCAGGCTATTGAAGCTGCCGGAATACCTTACACTTACGTTGTTGGCGCTTGCTTCGCCGCATATTTTACTGGAAACCTATCTCAGATGGAAACGTTACTCCCtccaaaaaaagaagttaatatATACGGAGATGGTAATGTAAAAG TGGTGTTTGCGGATGAAGATGATATTGCGAACTACACTTCCAAAACTCTAAACGACCCACGAACTTTGAACAAAACCGTGTATGTCAGGCCTCCGAATAACGTTCTCACGCATATTGAATTAGTTCAGATTTGGGAAAACCTAACCGGAAATGAATTGGAGAAAACCAATATTACTGCAAAAGACTTCCTTTCCAACATTGAAC acatGGAGATTCCACAGCAAGCGGGGCTAggacatttttatcatattttttatgaaGGATGTCTCACTGATCATGAAGtgggagaagatgaagaagcatCAAGTCTCTATCCGGATGTGAAATACAAGCGCATGGATGATTACTTAAGAATGTTCCTCTGA